The proteins below come from a single Balaenoptera musculus isolate JJ_BM4_2016_0621 chromosome 1, mBalMus1.pri.v3, whole genome shotgun sequence genomic window:
- the UBE2T gene encoding ubiquitin-conjugating enzyme E2 T isoform X2 → MGTEWKICELVGVAPGVTGHDPVKEILGGANTPYEKGVFKLEVNIPERYPFEPPQIRFLTPIYHPNIDSAGRICLDVLKLPPKGAWRPSLNIATLLTSVQQLMAEPNPDDPLMADISSEFKYNKPVFLRNARQWTEKHARQKADEEETPDSPPEAGDSEGQSAAQKRRARHLGGVEKKFCPDV, encoded by the exons ATGGGGACCGAATGGAAGATCTGCGAGCTCGTAGGTGTTGCACCAGGCGTGACGGGTCACGACCCTGTCAAAG agataTTAGGTGGAGCAAACACACCTTATGAAAAAGGTGTTTTCAAGCTGGAAGTTAACATTCCTGAGAG GTACCCATTTGAACCTCCTCAGATCCGATTTCTGACTCCCATCTACCATCCCAACATCGATTCCGCTGGAAGGATTTGTTTAGATGTTCTCAAATTGCCGCCAAAA GGCGCCTGGAGACCGTCCCTCAACATCGCGACCCTGCTGACTTCTGTCCAGCAGCTCATGGCCGAGCCCAACCCTGATGACCCGCTCATGGCCGACATC TCCTCAGAGTTTAAATACAACAAGCCAGTCTTCCTCAGGAATGCCAGGCAGTGGACAGAGAAGCACGCGAGACAGAAG GCTGATGAAGAAGAGACGCCTGATAGCCCCCCCGAGGCGGGTGACTCAGAAGGACAAAGCGCAGCACAGAAAAGGAGAGCCAGGCACCTGGGGGGCGTAGAAAAGAAATTTTGCCCTGATGTTTAG
- the UBE2T gene encoding ubiquitin-conjugating enzyme E2 T isoform X1 gives MQRASRLKRELSLLAAEPPPGITCWQDGDRMEDLRAQILGGANTPYEKGVFKLEVNIPERYPFEPPQIRFLTPIYHPNIDSAGRICLDVLKLPPKGAWRPSLNIATLLTSVQQLMAEPNPDDPLMADISSEFKYNKPVFLRNARQWTEKHARQKADEEETPDSPPEAGDSEGQSAAQKRRARHLGGVEKKFCPDV, from the exons ATGCAGAGAGCATCCCGTCTGAAGAGAGAGCTGAGCCTGCTGGCCGCGGAGCCACCCCCGGGCATCACATGCTGGCAGGATGGGGACCGAATGGAAGATCTGCGAGCTC agataTTAGGTGGAGCAAACACACCTTATGAAAAAGGTGTTTTCAAGCTGGAAGTTAACATTCCTGAGAG GTACCCATTTGAACCTCCTCAGATCCGATTTCTGACTCCCATCTACCATCCCAACATCGATTCCGCTGGAAGGATTTGTTTAGATGTTCTCAAATTGCCGCCAAAA GGCGCCTGGAGACCGTCCCTCAACATCGCGACCCTGCTGACTTCTGTCCAGCAGCTCATGGCCGAGCCCAACCCTGATGACCCGCTCATGGCCGACATC TCCTCAGAGTTTAAATACAACAAGCCAGTCTTCCTCAGGAATGCCAGGCAGTGGACAGAGAAGCACGCGAGACAGAAG GCTGATGAAGAAGAGACGCCTGATAGCCCCCCCGAGGCGGGTGACTCAGAAGGACAAAGCGCAGCACAGAAAAGGAGAGCCAGGCACCTGGGGGGCGTAGAAAAGAAATTTTGCCCTGATGTTTAG